A portion of the Vibrio coralliirubri genome contains these proteins:
- a CDS encoding lysine exporter LysO family protein, producing MFTGMIFIFAPLVVGYLFAISNAQTLEFINSSTSRLIYVILALMGLSLAALDNLGSNLQTILLYTVTFFVCLSVCNLMALPAIDKLLPLKTDSSKKKLPLSSMAMESAKLILVVGSGLIAGLVLPIGLDWVDTASEWILFVLLFFIGIQLRNSGLTLRQILLNKHGMVIAITIIITSMLGGVIAAYILDIPLFKALAMSSGFGWYSLAGILMGDAFGPIYGGASFMLELLRELVALVLIPVLIRSYPCTSIGYAGATAMDFTLPVIQTTGGVRCVPIAIVSGFILSLLVPILMLFFVSLAN from the coding sequence ATGTTTACAGGGATGATCTTTATATTTGCGCCACTCGTCGTGGGGTATCTTTTTGCAATTTCGAACGCTCAGACATTAGAATTTATCAACAGCTCAACATCGCGGTTGATCTACGTTATTCTGGCGTTGATGGGACTAAGCTTAGCCGCCCTCGATAACCTAGGCAGTAATCTGCAGACAATCCTTCTATATACCGTCACTTTCTTTGTCTGCTTAAGCGTATGTAACCTAATGGCACTGCCCGCTATTGATAAGTTATTGCCACTCAAAACCGACAGTAGCAAGAAGAAGCTTCCCCTCTCTTCTATGGCGATGGAATCCGCCAAACTCATCTTAGTGGTAGGTTCAGGGCTAATCGCTGGCTTAGTGCTGCCTATTGGCCTTGATTGGGTTGATACCGCAAGCGAATGGATTCTTTTTGTTCTTCTGTTCTTTATCGGCATTCAGCTGCGTAATAGCGGACTCACACTTCGTCAGATCTTACTCAACAAGCACGGCATGGTTATCGCAATCACCATTATCATCACCTCAATGTTAGGTGGTGTAATCGCGGCTTACATCCTAGATATCCCTCTGTTCAAAGCCTTGGCAATGTCTTCTGGATTTGGTTGGTATTCTCTGGCTGGTATCTTAATGGGTGACGCCTTTGGCCCTATCTATGGCGGCGCTTCCTTCATGCTTGAGCTGTTAAGAGAGTTAGTTGCCTTGGTACTGATTCCAGTGCTGATTCGCAGCTACCCATGCACTTCCATTGGTTATGCTGGTGCGACTGCGATGGACTTCACCTTACCGGTCATTCAAACAACAGGCGGCGTTCGATGTGTGCCTATCGCTATCGTCAGTGGCTTTATCCTCAGCTTGCTTGTTCCGATATTGATGTTGTTCTTTGTATCTCTTGCTAACTAG